CGGCATCGCCGTCACGGCCCCTCTGGGGCCCGTCAATCTGACGGTCATTCGCTCCGCTCTGCGCGCCGGCATGGCCGGCGGCATGGCGGCGGCCTCAGGCTCCATTGCAGGCGATGCGCTTTTCGCCACCTTCGCCGCCTATGGTGTGCGCTGGGTCGAGGATTGGGTCCACGTTCACACGGAAGCGATCCAACTCGTCGGCGGGCTTCTCCTCATCTTCATCGGCGTGCGCACCGCGATGCACCATGTGAAGGACGCCGAGCTCTCGCTGTCCGATCTCGGCCGCGGCGCCTATGTGCGCAAGGCGTGCACCTGCTTCTTTCTCACCGTGACCAATCCAGGCGCGCTGCTCGGCTTCTTCGCCATATTCAGC
This genomic stretch from Nordella sp. HKS 07 harbors:
- a CDS encoding LysE family translocator; amino-acid sequence: MDFELIAIGMAIGIAVTAPLGPVNLTVIRSALRAGMAGGMAAASGSIAGDALFATFAAYGVRWVEDWVHVHTEAIQLVGGLLLIFIGVRTAMHHVKDAELSLSDLGRGAYVRKACTCFFLTVTNPGALLGFFAIFSGLGGVLDLGAVPYRPLNAVAGVILGTLLWWGFVTYLVTHIKGRVTSYTLVRLNIWAGVAIAVFGVVILGNLVLRQFGWSF